The bacterium genome has a window encoding:
- a CDS encoding sulfatase-like hydrolase/transferase, protein MKKRTLPRSHPLLHPPANDIPLPSRLEALASGIVGLMLCGLIACGEGRETAVNEPGAPAETSQTSLPGDSERPAILLVTIDTLRADHLGAYGYSRDTSPHLDRLAEEGAVFGVVYAPTGATCPSHATLFTSRSPMAHGVVRNGFVLQDREKTLAEILQATGWQTGAFVSSYPLKSDFGFGQGFEHFDGDFNASEPTFVQPRWEGKKVKGAFDRRGDVTVDRAISWLEKQGAEAPIFLWAHLFDPHAPYAAPGPDRTRYTSWTDDPVARDVALYDAEIRFADAQVARLQRAFEQHAGSRPTLIVATSDHGEGLHDHGYRTHNRDLFDEEVRVPLVVRWTGHVPPGLRIDEPAHLIDLAPTLLGLLGIDPPSETRPGTSNLGFFDGQDLSPLLLGGEVPGLEERVLWLQRAFYRRGRRQLGERGWGLGLRKGRWKYIEARAEGRRELYDLVADPDERRSLAEEKSEFSNELSARLTAWRKREFAERRSGTQKVRPEQAEALRALGYVE, encoded by the coding sequence ATGAAGAAACGAACTCTCCCGCGTTCCCATCCTCTTCTCCACCCTCCTGCCAACGACATTCCTCTACCGAGCCGGCTCGAGGCACTCGCGTCGGGAATCGTCGGACTGATGCTATGCGGCCTCATCGCCTGCGGCGAAGGACGAGAGACTGCGGTGAACGAGCCGGGGGCTCCTGCCGAAACCAGCCAGACCTCCCTACCGGGCGATTCCGAGCGCCCTGCCATCCTCCTCGTCACGATCGACACGCTCCGCGCCGACCATCTCGGCGCGTACGGCTACTCCCGTGACACGTCACCCCATCTCGATCGCCTGGCCGAGGAGGGAGCGGTCTTCGGTGTGGTCTATGCGCCCACCGGTGCCACCTGCCCCTCTCACGCCACCCTTTTCACATCCCGATCCCCCATGGCCCACGGCGTGGTTCGAAACGGGTTCGTCCTGCAAGATCGGGAGAAGACGCTCGCCGAGATCCTACAGGCCACCGGCTGGCAAACCGGGGCCTTCGTGAGCTCCTACCCGCTGAAATCCGACTTCGGTTTCGGGCAGGGCTTCGAGCACTTCGACGGCGACTTCAACGCGTCCGAGCCCACCTTCGTTCAACCCCGTTGGGAAGGAAAGAAGGTCAAGGGGGCTTTCGATCGGCGGGGCGACGTCACGGTCGATCGGGCGATCTCGTGGCTCGAAAAACAGGGCGCCGAAGCTCCGATCTTCCTGTGGGCGCATCTTTTCGATCCTCATGCTCCCTATGCCGCGCCGGGGCCCGATCGCACGCGCTACACGAGCTGGACGGATGATCCCGTAGCGCGCGACGTTGCGCTCTACGATGCCGAAATCCGTTTCGCGGACGCCCAGGTGGCCCGTTTGCAGCGTGCATTCGAGCAGCATGCCGGCAGCAGACCCACTCTGATCGTCGCCACCAGCGACCACGGGGAGGGGCTCCATGATCATGGCTACCGCACCCACAACCGGGATCTCTTCGACGAGGAAGTGCGCGTCCCCCTGGTGGTGCGATGGACTGGTCACGTTCCACCGGGCCTTCGCATCGACGAGCCCGCCCATCTGATCGACCTCGCACCCACCTTGCTTGGTCTCCTCGGAATCGATCCCCCTTCCGAAACCCGGCCAGGCACGAGCAATCTGGGATTCTTCGATGGCCAGGATCTGTCGCCGCTGTTGCTGGGCGGAGAGGTACCCGGCCTCGAGGAGAGGGTTCTCTGGCTTCAGCGCGCCTTCTACCGACGGGGACGCCGGCAGCTGGGCGAACGGGGCTGGGGCCTCGGCCTTCGAAAGGGGCGCTGGAAGTACATCGAAGCCAGGGCGGAGGGCCGCCGCGAACTCTACGACCTCGTCGCCGACCCCGATGAGCGCCGGTCTCTGGCGGAGGAGAAATCGGAGTTCAGCAACGAGCTGTCTGCACGACTCACTGCTTGGCGAAAGCGTGAGTTCGCGGAACGCCGATCCGGCACCCAGAAGGTCCGCCCGGAACAGGCCGAAGCGCTTCGCGCTCTCGGCTACGTGGAGTAG
- a CDS encoding Lrp/AsnC family transcriptional regulator, with protein MSADSPATPREELIRAVQAGVPLTPAPFEKLGGDLGLEEARVIEELGGLEREGVLREISAVLEGSALGYESALVAAEVAEPELDRVVEVINAHPTVTHNYLRSHRFNLWFTVAVPPSMGLEATLAALSRASGVPRFHPLQRTQTFKIGVNFDPKTRKNTTSAVAGPEVAKIEISEEDRRCFRALQTPLPILARPFDLLAEKVGVEADDLLAFGHRHLGGAIRRYVGTLRHRKLGVRANGMAVWQVPEAEIERVGLQLAAAPEVSHCYARDVVEGFPYSVYSMIHGPDEATCRKLAEELSQRIGVEDYAVLFSTREFKKTRLRYFLPELDEWWSTHGG; from the coding sequence GTGAGCGCCGATAGCCCGGCTACGCCGAGGGAAGAACTGATCCGAGCGGTCCAGGCCGGTGTACCGCTGACCCCCGCACCCTTCGAGAAGCTCGGCGGCGACCTCGGACTCGAAGAAGCCCGGGTGATCGAGGAACTTGGCGGGCTGGAGCGCGAAGGGGTCTTGCGCGAAATCTCCGCAGTCCTGGAGGGAAGTGCTCTCGGCTACGAGAGCGCTCTGGTCGCCGCAGAGGTTGCCGAGCCGGAACTCGACCGTGTCGTCGAAGTGATCAACGCGCACCCGACGGTGACGCACAACTACCTGCGGAGCCATCGCTTCAACCTCTGGTTCACCGTGGCCGTCCCTCCTTCGATGGGACTGGAAGCGACGCTTGCTGCTCTTTCCCGTGCCAGCGGCGTCCCTCGTTTTCATCCCCTGCAGCGAACCCAGACGTTCAAGATCGGCGTCAACTTCGATCCGAAGACGCGAAAGAACACCACCTCCGCCGTGGCCGGCCCGGAGGTCGCGAAGATCGAGATCTCCGAGGAGGATCGCCGCTGCTTTCGAGCCCTCCAGACGCCGCTGCCGATCCTCGCTCGTCCCTTCGATCTCCTGGCGGAGAAGGTCGGGGTCGAGGCCGACGATCTGCTCGCGTTCGGACATCGGCACCTGGGCGGCGCAATCCGGCGCTACGTCGGCACGCTGCGCCACAGGAAGCTCGGCGTTCGCGCGAATGGAATGGCCGTGTGGCAGGTTCCGGAAGCGGAGATCGAACGTGTCGGTCTCCAGCTCGCAGCAGCTCCCGAGGTGAGTCACTGCTACGCCCGGGACGTCGTCGAGGGCTTCCCGTACTCCGTCTACAGCATGATCCACGGTCCCGACGAGGCAACCTGCCGGAAGCTCGCAGAAGAGCTGTCCCAGCGGATCGGCGTGGAGGACTACGCGGTGCTGTTCAGCACCCGCGAGTTCAAGAAGACCCGCCTGCGCTACTTCCTGCCGGAGCTCGACGAATGGTGGTCGACCCACGGCGGATGA
- a CDS encoding protein nirF — protein MNRTAAWTLLLIFCLGPSPASGEGVGSRVFVVERASGSLAVYDYQARKLLPQRIKDLGNLRHATMIFSPDLRYGYLSTRSGKVSRIDLQSLERKGEIFTSQNSIDNAISQDGRVIATAEYVPGGVTLLDAQDLHLLKEHRATFESNGKTIPSRVTGIVDAPGNRFVCVLIEGGEIWIIDASRPDFPIEHRIPTNAALPYDAMITPDGRYYVVGHLESDRISVLDLTKPEAGVREISLRDPAVEYDKNSPVKLPHMASWAVAGQWIFVPLVGENRLAVLDRKTWEFHQSIPVRSHPVYAVRSPTEREVWVSFSGEEDDAFVQVIDTEKLAVVDTLEVGGRIYHMDFTPRGSHVLVSANRDNKLVLVNAAKRSIEDVQTLESPSGIFGVWRAFRIGL, from the coding sequence GTGAACCGCACGGCGGCCTGGACCCTTCTGCTGATCTTCTGTCTTGGGCCCTCGCCCGCCTCCGGCGAGGGTGTGGGCTCGCGCGTCTTCGTCGTCGAACGCGCTTCGGGCAGCCTCGCTGTCTACGACTACCAGGCGCGAAAGCTGCTGCCCCAGCGGATCAAAGACCTCGGAAACCTTCGCCACGCGACCATGATCTTCTCTCCGGATCTCCGCTACGGCTACCTCTCGACCCGGAGCGGCAAGGTCAGCCGCATCGACCTGCAGAGCCTCGAACGCAAGGGGGAGATCTTCACTTCACAGAACTCCATCGACAACGCCATCAGCCAGGATGGACGGGTGATTGCGACCGCCGAATACGTCCCGGGCGGAGTCACGCTTCTCGATGCCCAGGATCTCCACCTCCTGAAGGAACATCGGGCGACGTTCGAAAGCAACGGCAAGACCATACCGTCCCGGGTGACCGGAATCGTGGATGCTCCGGGAAACCGTTTCGTCTGTGTGCTCATCGAAGGCGGCGAAATCTGGATCATCGATGCGAGCCGCCCCGACTTTCCCATCGAGCATCGCATTCCGACCAACGCGGCCCTTCCCTACGACGCCATGATCACACCCGACGGGCGCTACTACGTGGTCGGCCACCTGGAATCCGATCGGATCTCGGTGCTCGATCTCACGAAGCCGGAGGCCGGCGTTCGTGAGATCTCCCTGCGCGATCCCGCCGTGGAATACGACAAGAATTCACCGGTCAAGCTTCCCCATATGGCCTCCTGGGCCGTGGCGGGACAATGGATCTTCGTGCCGCTGGTCGGAGAGAATCGGCTCGCCGTACTCGACCGGAAGACCTGGGAGTTCCATCAGTCGATTCCCGTTCGGAGTCATCCGGTCTATGCGGTGCGCTCCCCGACCGAGCGTGAGGTCTGGGTGAGCTTCTCGGGGGAGGAGGACGATGCATTCGTGCAGGTCATCGATACGGAGAAGCTCGCCGTGGTGGACACGCTCGAGGTTGGCGGCCGCATCTATCACATGGACTTCACGCCGCGAGGCTCACACGTGCTCGTGAGCGCGAATCGAGACAACAAGCTCGTGCTGGTGAACGCGGCCAAGCGAAGCATCGAGGACGTCCAGACCCTGGAGTCCCCATCGGGCATCTTCGGCGTCTGGCGTGCGTTCAGGATCGGCCTGTGA
- a CDS encoding cytochrome c gives MAFTFRSGRALAVIATLAMAVAADARDDVPEELLHAKNEVSLSAKRVVYFAKQFKTKCARCHGALGDGAGTDAEQDVPPADLTDAAAMSQRSDGQLFYQILVGGMPRCAMPAFGPESDHGWSEKKIWEMVAFVRRFSETPDE, from the coding sequence ATGGCTTTCACCTTCCGGTCGGGCCGGGCGCTGGCCGTGATCGCGACGCTGGCGATGGCAGTGGCTGCCGACGCCCGCGACGATGTCCCCGAGGAGCTCTTGCACGCGAAGAACGAGGTGAGCCTCTCAGCGAAACGGGTCGTCTACTTCGCGAAGCAGTTCAAGACCAAATGCGCACGTTGCCACGGGGCCCTCGGAGACGGCGCGGGAACCGACGCAGAGCAGGACGTCCCGCCGGCCGATCTCACGGATGCCGCCGCGATGAGCCAACGCAGCGACGGACAGCTCTTCTACCAGATCCTGGTCGGAGGCATGCCCCGCTGCGCCATGCCGGCGTTTGGCCCCGAATCCGACCACGGCTGGTCCGAGAAGAAGATCTGGGAGATGGTGGCCTTCGTCCGGCGCTTCTCTGAAACGCCGGACGAATAG
- a CDS encoding radical SAM protein, whose translation MSDLLEVGMNELSTAEVSARAPQRFTRTQLHGPVIVWNVCVHCNMTCPHCYASAGSRPSPKDLTTADACDLLDQMAASGVTIVIFSGGEPLLRGDLFELLAHARSVGISPQLSSNGSLIDEAMAHRLAEVGVPYVGISVDGVREFNDPYRGMEGGTEAALAGLRFARAAGMRTGLRMTLTGRNVDQLDAVLDTARDVGASRFYASHLVYSGRGRHIVDEDLPRDRARSAVVQLFEAAEKLLERGEPLRIVTGSNDSDGPLLLRWVAERYGSAAVAPVEELLRERGGNSAGERVLNIDHLGQVHPDQFWRGAVLGDVRRDRFETILAHPLRQELRERAKHLTGRCGQCSYLDLCRGSHRERAITCHGDMWAPDPACLLTDAEIGFDPEKPSPNKEIE comes from the coding sequence GTGAGCGACCTCCTCGAGGTCGGAATGAATGAGCTGTCGACGGCTGAAGTGAGCGCACGTGCTCCCCAGCGCTTCACGCGGACCCAACTCCACGGGCCCGTGATCGTCTGGAACGTCTGCGTCCACTGCAATATGACGTGTCCGCATTGCTACGCCTCCGCAGGCTCGCGCCCTTCACCGAAGGATCTCACCACTGCCGACGCCTGCGACTTGCTGGATCAGATGGCGGCAAGCGGCGTGACCATCGTCATCTTCAGCGGAGGCGAGCCGCTGCTCCGGGGGGATCTCTTCGAGCTACTCGCCCACGCCCGCTCAGTGGGCATCTCACCGCAGCTCTCCAGCAACGGAAGCCTGATCGATGAAGCGATGGCCCACCGTCTGGCCGAGGTGGGAGTTCCCTATGTGGGCATCAGCGTGGACGGTGTCCGCGAGTTCAACGATCCCTATCGAGGCATGGAGGGCGGAACCGAAGCCGCCCTCGCCGGCCTTCGCTTCGCCAGGGCGGCGGGAATGCGCACAGGGCTGCGCATGACCCTCACGGGGCGAAACGTCGACCAGCTCGATGCCGTGCTCGACACCGCGCGGGATGTGGGTGCGAGCCGTTTCTATGCCTCCCATCTGGTCTACTCCGGACGGGGCCGCCACATCGTCGATGAGGATCTGCCCCGCGACCGCGCCCGGTCCGCGGTCGTCCAACTCTTCGAAGCTGCCGAAAAACTCCTCGAGCGAGGAGAACCGCTCCGCATCGTGACGGGCTCCAACGATTCGGATGGACCGCTCTTGCTTCGCTGGGTCGCGGAGCGCTACGGATCCGCCGCGGTCGCGCCCGTCGAAGAATTGCTCCGCGAGCGCGGCGGGAACTCCGCCGGCGAGCGCGTTCTGAACATCGACCACCTTGGCCAGGTCCATCCGGACCAGTTCTGGCGAGGCGCCGTGCTCGGCGATGTCCGACGTGACCGCTTCGAAACGATCCTGGCCCACCCGCTCCGCCAGGAACTTCGCGAACGCGCGAAGCATCTAACCGGACGTTGTGGCCAGTGCAGCTACCTGGACCTATGCCGGGGATCCCATCGTGAGCGGGCAATCACCTGCCACGGTGACATGTGGGCGCCGGACCCGGCGTGCCTGCTGACCGACGCCGAGATCGGCTTCGACCCGGAAAAACCAAGCCCGAACAAGGAGATCGAGTGA
- a CDS encoding CBS domain-containing protein, with the protein MSEQSLILDITDTGRGASESQIARIAVGATAGLTRNGDATLTSDCRTTAALAVEITRLKKELDGIASELDERWGGGATAPAQSETPSAPPDTERPSLHSDLTVREVMTRDVKTVSRNDRLSVADDLMKVGRFRHVVVVEEDGRLAGVVSQRDLFYGALAWSLGQGSEAHRRTLEALPVKQVMTTNLAVVEPDMLLSRAGAMMIEHRVGCLPVVEHDRVRGILTEGDFLALLA; encoded by the coding sequence ATGAGTGAACAGAGCCTGATTCTCGACATCACGGATACGGGCCGGGGCGCCTCGGAGAGCCAGATCGCCCGGATCGCAGTGGGAGCTACCGCCGGACTCACCCGAAATGGTGATGCCACCTTGACCAGCGACTGCAGGACGACCGCTGCCCTCGCGGTAGAAATCACCCGCTTGAAGAAGGAGCTCGATGGCATAGCGAGTGAACTGGATGAGCGTTGGGGGGGCGGGGCAACGGCGCCTGCGCAATCCGAAACGCCGTCCGCCCCGCCGGACACGGAGCGGCCTTCTCTCCACAGCGACCTGACTGTGCGCGAGGTGATGACCCGCGATGTCAAGACGGTGAGTCGCAACGACCGGCTTTCGGTGGCGGACGACCTGATGAAGGTGGGTCGGTTCCGTCACGTCGTGGTGGTAGAAGAAGACGGGCGCCTCGCCGGCGTCGTCAGCCAGCGCGATCTCTTTTACGGCGCCCTTGCCTGGTCCCTTGGACAGGGGTCGGAGGCGCATCGGCGCACGCTGGAGGCCCTACCCGTGAAGCAGGTGATGACGACCAACCTGGCCGTCGTCGAGCCCGACATGCTGCTCTCCCGCGCGGGCGCAATGATGATCGAGCACCGTGTCGGCTGTCTTCCGGTGGTCGAGCACGACCGGGTCCGCGGCATCCTGACCGAAGGCGATTTCCTGGCTCTGTTGGCCTGA
- a CDS encoding alginate export family protein encodes MLREMTISGERRGTFAGLCAIVAMAFALVVVPGSALADEAADAPAGWESAFNNEFFKVNLNVRARMELANMDGFDSSQAYTVRTRLGIGTKPIAGFSFYVEGENIASFAGDQYFDTIESPTGQTVIADPEETELNQLFVRYQNKDAFGLDFKAGRQRIKLDDVRFVGNVGWRQNEQTYDAALFSVSPVEHLKATYGYVWDVRRIFGENNRDFDSQSHLINIAYDGIPAAKIVAFAYLLDFDNTTLAGISRLANGMSSNSYGLRASGKQALDGPWSVSYAASYALQTDAGDNPVDYTAHYVAAEAGLANSDLGGVTVGYELLGSDDGKARFVTPLATLHKFNGWADSFLDNGGTNGLQDLYVAVAPKLPWGLKGKVVYHHFWNDDGNDTLADEVDVVIIKPINKHFTVLTKGAWFDGTSGSGRADRWRYWLELTFNY; translated from the coding sequence ATGTTGAGGGAGATGACGATCTCAGGTGAGCGAAGGGGGACCTTCGCAGGGTTGTGCGCCATCGTCGCGATGGCGTTCGCTCTTGTGGTAGTCCCGGGCTCGGCGTTGGCCGACGAAGCCGCTGATGCACCGGCCGGATGGGAGAGCGCGTTCAACAACGAGTTCTTCAAGGTGAATCTCAACGTCCGGGCGCGAATGGAACTCGCGAACATGGATGGCTTTGATTCATCCCAGGCCTACACAGTGCGCACGCGGCTGGGTATCGGGACGAAGCCGATCGCAGGTTTTTCCTTCTACGTCGAAGGCGAGAACATCGCCTCCTTCGCGGGTGACCAGTACTTCGACACGATCGAGTCGCCGACCGGTCAGACCGTAATCGCCGATCCGGAAGAGACGGAGCTGAACCAGCTCTTCGTCCGCTACCAGAACAAGGACGCTTTCGGGCTCGATTTCAAGGCCGGACGCCAGCGCATCAAGCTCGACGACGTTCGCTTCGTCGGAAACGTGGGCTGGAGGCAGAACGAGCAGACGTACGACGCTGCGCTCTTCAGTGTCAGCCCGGTCGAGCACCTGAAGGCGACCTACGGGTACGTCTGGGACGTGCGGCGGATCTTCGGCGAGAACAACCGGGACTTCGACTCGCAGTCCCACCTGATCAATATCGCCTACGATGGCATTCCGGCTGCAAAGATCGTGGCCTTTGCCTACCTGCTGGACTTCGACAACACGACGTTGGCTGGAATATCGCGCCTCGCCAATGGGATGTCGTCGAACTCCTACGGACTGCGGGCCAGCGGGAAGCAGGCGCTCGATGGGCCCTGGAGCGTGAGTTACGCAGCCTCCTACGCGCTCCAGACGGACGCGGGCGACAATCCGGTGGACTACACAGCCCACTACGTCGCGGCAGAGGCAGGGTTGGCCAACTCGGACCTCGGCGGTGTGACCGTGGGCTACGAGCTGCTGGGCTCGGATGATGGCAAGGCGCGCTTCGTGACACCCCTGGCCACATTGCACAAGTTCAACGGCTGGGCGGACTCGTTCCTGGACAACGGCGGTACGAACGGTCTCCAGGACCTGTACGTGGCCGTGGCTCCGAAGCTGCCCTGGGGCCTGAAGGGCAAGGTGGTCTACCACCACTTCTGGAACGACGACGGCAACGACACGTTGGCTGACGAAGTCGATGTCGTCATCATCAAGCCGATCAACAAGCACTTCACGGTGCTGACCAAGGGCGCCTGGTTCGACGGCACCTCGGGAAGCGGACGTGCCGACCGCTGGCGCTACTGGCTGGAACTGACCTTCAACTACTGA
- the cobA gene encoding uroporphyrinogen-III C-methyltransferase yields MMTAQEPHLNADPSGPAPGLLESKRRGRGGRPGFVWFVGAGPGDADLITLRGWRALQKAQVILYDSLVDSALLEDLDAECVFVGKRCGAHSMSQEQIIELLIRLGRQGKRIVRLKGGDPAVLGRLGEEALGVADAGIGFDVVPGVTSSTSVPELAGIPVTHRGLADSFVVASAHRCAEASELSIPPFLERRTLVLMMARATATTWQEQLLREGYPAELPVALISRGATEKQRVVVTSVGSAVVDLQTSGLETPVLAVVGRVVTLRARLASRRIDSADERIHCQ; encoded by the coding sequence ATGATGACCGCCCAAGAGCCGCACCTTAACGCCGATCCGTCTGGGCCAGCCCCGGGGCTTCTCGAGTCCAAACGGCGTGGCCGGGGCGGACGGCCCGGCTTCGTCTGGTTCGTGGGCGCGGGGCCCGGTGATGCCGATCTGATCACCTTGCGGGGTTGGCGTGCGCTGCAGAAGGCGCAGGTCATCCTGTATGACAGCCTTGTCGATTCGGCGTTGCTCGAGGATCTCGACGCCGAGTGTGTCTTCGTCGGGAAGCGCTGTGGCGCGCACTCGATGAGCCAGGAACAGATCATCGAGTTGCTCATTCGTCTTGGCCGGCAAGGGAAGAGAATCGTTCGTCTGAAGGGCGGCGATCCGGCAGTTCTCGGCCGCCTTGGAGAGGAAGCCCTGGGTGTCGCGGATGCCGGGATCGGCTTCGATGTCGTTCCCGGAGTGACCAGCTCGACTTCGGTGCCGGAACTGGCGGGAATCCCCGTCACCCACCGTGGTCTGGCGGATAGCTTCGTCGTCGCCAGCGCACATCGCTGCGCCGAAGCGAGTGAACTGTCGATTCCGCCGTTTCTGGAGCGCAGGACACTCGTCCTGATGATGGCTCGTGCCACCGCAACGACGTGGCAGGAGCAGTTGCTCCGAGAGGGCTACCCAGCGGAGCTGCCCGTAGCCCTCATCAGCCGAGGGGCGACGGAGAAGCAGCGCGTCGTCGTGACGTCCGTGGGATCCGCGGTCGTCGATCTTCAGACCTCTGGCCTGGAGACTCCGGTTCTAGCGGTTGTTGGTCGTGTCGTTACGCTTCGCGCACGTTTGGCGTCGAGGCGAATCGACTCGGCGGATGAACGTATCCATTGTCAATGA
- the napG gene encoding ferredoxin-type protein NapG, with translation MDDSGLSRREFLAGAFRGRNLALAGTGGAVWAQLVEGQRGPILRRRPPGARAEPEFLATCTKCGQCVEACPYDTLELATAGEESLGTPSFEPRKVPCHMCPDVPCVAACPSGSLVPETAIEDARMGLAVLTDQETCLAFKGLRCEVCYRACPLMGKAIQLEFRPQERTGKHAFFLPVVNSDACTGCGMCEHSCVLEEAAIKVLPPALAQGRLGSNYRFGWEEEPEISRDFTSSDAVQPEEWQDNTSKVLDALDALEDTTTP, from the coding sequence ATGGACGACTCGGGCCTCAGCCGACGCGAGTTCCTTGCGGGCGCGTTCCGCGGGCGGAATCTCGCCCTCGCGGGAACGGGCGGAGCCGTCTGGGCCCAACTGGTCGAGGGACAGCGTGGCCCGATCCTCCGGCGCCGGCCGCCGGGTGCACGGGCGGAGCCGGAGTTCCTTGCCACCTGCACCAAATGCGGCCAATGCGTCGAGGCGTGTCCCTACGACACCCTGGAACTCGCAACCGCCGGTGAGGAGTCGCTGGGCACACCGTCCTTCGAGCCCAGGAAGGTCCCGTGCCACATGTGCCCGGACGTGCCCTGCGTGGCGGCCTGCCCGAGTGGCTCCCTCGTGCCCGAGACGGCCATCGAGGACGCCCGAATGGGGCTGGCCGTTCTGACGGACCAGGAGACCTGCCTCGCGTTCAAAGGCCTGCGCTGCGAGGTGTGTTACCGCGCTTGCCCGCTCATGGGCAAGGCGATCCAACTCGAGTTCCGGCCCCAGGAACGCACGGGCAAACACGCCTTCTTCCTTCCGGTCGTCAATTCGGATGCATGCACGGGATGCGGGATGTGCGAGCACTCCTGCGTTCTCGAGGAGGCGGCGATCAAAGTGCTGCCCCCGGCGCTTGCCCAGGGCCGGCTCGGATCCAACTACCGCTTCGGCTGGGAGGAAGAGCCAGAGATCAGTCGGGATTTCACTTCTTCGGATGCCGTGCAGCCCGAGGAGTGGCAGGACAATACGAGCAAGGTGCTCGATGCACTCGATGCGCTGGAGGACACCACGACGCCATGA
- the napH gene encoding quinol dehydrogenase ferredoxin subunit NapH: MSWLLAHRYLVLRRLSQAGILLLFWLGAHMHLGWLTGNLSSSRVLRTVPLSDPYAALQVLASGHLITGTVLLGSILVVLFYAFVGGRSFCSWVCPVNPVADLGRMIKRHFRPHGQLPVAREARYGFMLLGLALSAVLGVAAFEWISPVSMLHREIIFGAGLGLLVIPWIMLLDVLVLRHGWCGSLCPLGAFYALIGRVSLLRPAFAAERCDHCGDCVRACPEPQVLHFDKIAAAGFVGGGECTNCARCLEVCPQDVFSFNVRPIRAGNEPATTEI; the protein is encoded by the coding sequence ATGAGTTGGCTCCTCGCTCATCGCTACCTCGTGCTTCGCCGGCTCAGCCAGGCGGGGATCCTCTTGCTGTTCTGGCTGGGTGCTCACATGCACCTGGGCTGGCTCACGGGCAATCTATCGAGTTCGCGTGTGCTGCGGACCGTCCCCCTGTCCGATCCCTATGCCGCGCTCCAGGTCCTCGCCAGCGGTCACCTGATCACGGGCACCGTGCTGCTGGGCTCCATCCTGGTCGTGCTGTTCTACGCATTCGTTGGCGGGCGAAGCTTCTGCTCCTGGGTGTGCCCGGTCAATCCGGTCGCGGACCTGGGTCGCATGATCAAGCGACACTTTCGCCCCCACGGCCAATTGCCCGTTGCGCGTGAGGCCCGGTACGGATTCATGCTGCTCGGGCTCGCGCTGTCCGCGGTGCTCGGTGTCGCCGCCTTCGAATGGATCAGCCCAGTCTCCATGCTCCATCGCGAAATCATCTTTGGAGCGGGCCTCGGGCTGCTCGTCATCCCGTGGATCATGCTGCTCGATGTGTTGGTCCTGCGCCACGGCTGGTGCGGATCCCTTTGCCCTCTCGGTGCATTCTATGCACTGATCGGCCGCGTCTCCCTGCTGCGACCGGCCTTTGCGGCCGAGCGCTGCGACCACTGCGGGGATTGCGTCCGGGCCTGCCCGGAGCCCCAGGTGCTCCACTTCGACAAGATCGCCGCGGCGGGATTCGTCGGAGGCGGGGAGTGCACGAACTGCGCGCGATGCCTCGAGGTCTGCCCGCAGGACGTCTTTTCTTTCAATGTTCGACCCATCCGCGCCGGTAACGAACCGGCAACGACCGAGATCTAG